Sequence from the Desulfurella sp. genome:
TTTCTTTGATTTACTATGTCTTGCTGTTGCGATTTTAGTTGCGCACTTTTTTCATCAATAATCTTTTCTAATGCTTTTAGTTCATTGATTTTTTGGTTTATATCACTTAAGTTTTGTCCATAGGACCTATTTATTCCTAGTATAAAAAATAGAGCTAATATCATTAATAAAATTTTGTTCTTTGAGCTTTTCTTCATATATATACCTCTCTTTATAGTATTCTTTTAGTTTTTAATTGTTTCGATTTGGGCAATTTTTTTATTTCGGAGTTCTTCAATTATTTTTTGTAATGATTTTATGTTTACATCTAGCGATAAAATACTATCTGCTATATATTTTAAAATATTGAAATCAATATTTATTTTGATTTGTGAGTCGAATTTTTCGATCAGGTATTTTTTTTGATTTTCAAGTTCGATTAAATTTTGATTGTTTAATTTTATCTGAGTATTTATCTCATTTAATTTCATTATCTCGATATTTATTAGATTTTTTTTTAGGTTTTTAATCTTTTCAAATTTAAATACAAACATTTACTCTAAAGTTTTATTTAATAAATTTATCGTTTCTGAAAATTCATACGATTCATCAATACCCTGAACTAAAAACTCATTAATTTTGTTTATTACCCTTAAGCTTGCATCAATATCAGGATTTGAGCCCATAGAATAAGCTCCAATGTTAATTAAATCTTCTGCTTGCTCATAGATAGACATGTACTTTCTAAGATTATTTGCTAAAAATTTATGTTCGCTATTGACAATCGTGCCCATAAGCCTTGAGACACTTTTTAATATATCAATTGCCGGGTAGTGGTTTCTTTCTGCAATTTTCCTTGATAATACAATGTGTCCGTCTAAAATTGAGCGTGCAGTATCTGCAATTGGTTCGTTGAAATCATCCCCATCAACCAAAACTGTATATATGGCAGTAATGCTGCCTTTTTGGAATTTTCCCGGTATTTCCATGAGTCTTGGCAAAAGCGAAAAAACGCTTGGTGTATAGCCTTTCATAGTAGGGGGCTCGCCTATTGCAAGGCCAATTTCCCGCTGAGCCATTGCAAATCGTGTAACAGAATCCATCATCATAATTACATCAAGTCCCTGATCACTGAAAAATTTAGCAATAGCACTTGCTAAAAAAGCTCCTTCACGCCTTAAAAGTGGCGCTTCATCACTTGTAGCTACAACAACAACGCTTTTTTTTAAACCTTCCTGGGTCAAATCATTTTCTATGAATTCTCTTACTTCGCGACCTCTTTCTCCAATTAACGCTATTACGTTAACATCTGCTTTTGCTTTTCTTGCAATCATGCCAAGAAGTGTAGATTTACCAACGCCACTTCCTGCAAATATTCCGATTCTTTGACCTTTTCCCAGCGTCAACAAACCATCTATTGCTTTTATTTTTGTAATAATTGGCTCGTTTATAATTTGTCTTTGCATTGGATCTGTAGGTTTTGGATATAGTGGCATGTGCTTTTCAATTAGTATAGGTCCTTTTGAGTCAATGGGTTTACCCAAAGCATTAAGTATCCTTCCAAGCATATTGTTGCCTACGCCTACTTTTAATCCTTTTGATGTAGAGCGTACAATACTTTCAAGTTTTATACCGTCCATATTTCCAAGAGGCATAAGAAGGACATTTTTATCTTTAAACCCAACTACTTCGGCCTCAATATATCCATTATCGCTTTCAATAAAACACACATCACCTATTTTGATATCGCTTGGACCACTTGAGATTATTGTTAAGCCAACAACTTCTTTAATCTTACCACAATTTACTATAAAATTGTTTTTATCTAGAAGTTGCTTTATTTTGTTATGATTCATTGACCAAACTGCGTTTTAGTTCTTCAAGTTTTGTGTCTATGCTTGCATCGATAATATTTGAATCTTCTTCAATAATTATTGCACCAATAGGTAAATTAGGATCTCCCATAATTTCTATGTTTTTAAAGTCTTGTTCTATCTGTTTTGCCAATTGTGCGTTTACTTTCAATTTTACTTTATCAGACTTAGCAAATGATAATGATTTCCTGATTAAATTTACTAATGTATTTTTGTCTTGAATTTCTTTTTCAATAATTTTTTGGGCTATTTCAAGCGCTATATTAATAATTTCATTTTCAATACTACTAATTTTGTCTTTTATTTCTCCAATTTTTAAATCAATTGAATTTACTGATTGCTCTAATTGAATTTTTGAATCCTGCAATTTTGATTCATACTCATTTTTTACATTTAATAGTTGTTGTTGACAATTTTGCTCGTATTCTGTTTTGCCTTTTTCGTATCCTTCCTTGAAAGCTTTTTGGTAAATTTCATCTGTATTTGGTGATGGTTCTGTTGGCGATTTTGGTACTTCTTGTTCATTTTGTATTTCTTTTGGTGCTTCATTAATATCAAATTCTTCAAGTATAAATTCTTCAATGGGAAGGTTTTTCATTCAAGCATTTCCTCCCCGCCCCCACTTATTGATATTACACCTTCTTCGTCAAGTCGTCTTACAATATCAACAATAGCTTTTTGAGCTCGTTCTACATCTTTTACTTTTACAGGACCTAAAAATTCCATTTCTTCTTTTAGTGTTTCTGCTGCTCTACTAGACATATTAGAGAAAAACTTTTTACTCAATTCTTCTGGTGCGCCTTTTAGTGCTATGGTCAAATCTTTTTTATCAATATGTTTTAATATTTCTTGTATATCGGAGTTTGATAGTTTTATGATATCTTCAAATACAAACATCATGTCGCGTATTTTACTTGCAAGATCTGGATTTGTTTCTGAAATTTGGTCAATTAGGGATTTTGATTCTGTCCTTCCCATACGATTTATAATTTCAGATACAGCTCTTATGCCACCAATTTCAACATTACTACCGCTTAGGTCTTCCATTTTTGTTTCTAGCATTTCTGAAACACGCTTTATTACATTTGGTGAAATATTTTCTAAAGAAGCCATTCTAACAACAATATCTATTTGTGTTTCTTTTGGTAAAAGACTTAGGACTTCCGCAGCTTTTGATTGATCAAGATGTGATAATATCACAGCTATAGTTTGCGGATGTTCATTTTGTATAAATTTTACAAGTTGTTTGGGGTCAATATTTTCTAGGTAGCCAAAACCTACATTTGATTCAAGTAACTTTATAAGTTTATCGATTATTCTTCTAGCTTCTTCTGGTCCTAGGGTTTTAACAAGTATTTCTTTTGCATACTCAATGCCACCTGATGTTGCGTATTCTTTTGCTTTTAGCATCTGATAAACTTCTTTTACAACAGCTTTATATATATTTGGGTCGATTTTTTTCATAAATGCAATTTCTTTACTTATCGCTTCTATTTCATTTTTGCTTAAATTTTTAAATAATTTTGCTGAGATTTCGTCTCCAAGAGCAATTGATAAAACAGCCGCTTTTTGGTATGGAGTTAAATCATCAATTGAATTTATTGCATGTGCTTGAGCACTCATAGACTAACCTCATTTTGAAGAAATATATGCTTTAAAAACCGCAGAAGCTTCTTCGGGGTTTCTTTCTACTTCTTCTTTTAATTTCTTTTCTATAACCTTATCTTTTAGAGCTTCTTCATCCAATACACTTTCACTATCAAGTTCTTTAGATATTTCTTCTTCGAGGTCTTTTATGCTTTTTCCTTCAATTTTTGATTCCATTGACCCTTGAGCATATGCTTTAGCAGCCTGAGCTTGCCCGTAGGCAAATTCTCCTTTTTTATATGATAATACATTCTGAATAAATTTTCGTAAAAAAAGAAAATAAAACAAAATTAGCAAAATAGTACCTAAGATGTATTTTAACAAAGGGTAAAACTGGTTTAGACTGGACATCATACTCCCCTGTTTGGGTTTTGTGCTTTCAAATTGCATATTAACAACACTAATAGTATCACCACGTTTTGGATCAAATCCTATTGCTTGCTCCACAGCTTTTCTAATGTCGGCCATCTGAACAGCAGATAAAGGTTGATATATAGTTTTTTTTGTTTTTTTATCGTATTTGTAATTTCCATCAACAATAACTGCAGCTGACACACGCCTGATTTTTACAAGAGGTTCTACAACGTTTGTTTCAGTTTGACTAATTTCATAATTAATTGTGCTTTTAGTCTTTTCACTAGCTAGAGGTCCTTGTTGAGTTGTAGTTGTCTGCGGTGCAGTCTGCGGAGTAGCAGGTGTTGTAGTAGTTGAAGTTGGTTGATTTGCACCAATATTTGAAATTACACCCGGTATGCCGGCACTAGTTTGAACCCAGTTTTTTTCTTCTTCGTTTTGTTCACTTCTTACAACACTGTTTGGATCATATTTAATGCTTTTTTGTGTAACTTTACTTAAGTCTAAATCTACATTGACCGTTGCAACAATTTGATTTTCGCCTACAATTGGTAAAAGCAGGTTTTTTATTTTGTGTTCATACTCTTTTTCTATTAATTGTTTATATTTGAGCTCGCTACTTGCAATTGTATCTTCTGCATTTTCTTTTTTAGACAATAAATTGCCGTTTGAATCAACTATTATTACATTGTCTGGTGCTAAATTAGGAACACTTGCGGCAACAAGCTTTTGTATCGCATAAACCTGTGAATTGCTGATTGGCGAGTTTAATTTTAACACAATAGAAGCGGTAGGCGGTTGTTCTTTGTCTACAAAAACTGAAGGTTTTGGTATAGCAAGGTTCA
This genomic interval carries:
- the fliI gene encoding flagellar protein export ATPase FliI, which codes for MNHNKIKQLLDKNNFIVNCGKIKEVVGLTIISSGPSDIKIGDVCFIESDNGYIEAEVVGFKDKNVLLMPLGNMDGIKLESIVRSTSKGLKVGVGNNMLGRILNALGKPIDSKGPILIEKHMPLYPKPTDPMQRQIINEPIITKIKAIDGLLTLGKGQRIGIFAGSGVGKSTLLGMIARKAKADVNVIALIGERGREVREFIENDLTQEGLKKSVVVVATSDEAPLLRREGAFLASAIAKFFSDQGLDVIMMMDSVTRFAMAQREIGLAIGEPPTMKGYTPSVFSLLPRLMEIPGKFQKGSITAIYTVLVDGDDFNEPIADTARSILDGHIVLSRKIAERNHYPAIDILKSVSRLMGTIVNSEHKFLANNLRKYMSIYEQAEDLINIGAYSMGSNPDIDASLRVINKINEFLVQGIDESYEFSETINLLNKTLE
- a CDS encoding FliH/SctL family protein encodes the protein MKNLPIEEFILEEFDINEAPKEIQNEQEVPKSPTEPSPNTDEIYQKAFKEGYEKGKTEYEQNCQQQLLNVKNEYESKLQDSKIQLEQSVNSIDLKIGEIKDKISSIENEIINIALEIAQKIIEKEIQDKNTLVNLIRKSLSFAKSDKVKLKVNAQLAKQIEQDFKNIEIMGDPNLPIGAIIIEEDSNIIDASIDTKLEELKRSLVNES
- the fliG gene encoding flagellar motor switch protein FliG, encoding MSAQAHAINSIDDLTPYQKAAVLSIALGDEISAKLFKNLSKNEIEAISKEIAFMKKIDPNIYKAVVKEVYQMLKAKEYATSGGIEYAKEILVKTLGPEEARRIIDKLIKLLESNVGFGYLENIDPKQLVKFIQNEHPQTIAVILSHLDQSKAAEVLSLLPKETQIDIVVRMASLENISPNVIKRVSEMLETKMEDLSGSNVEIGGIRAVSEIINRMGRTESKSLIDQISETNPDLASKIRDMMFVFEDIIKLSNSDIQEILKHIDKKDLTIALKGAPEELSKKFFSNMSSRAAETLKEEMEFLGPVKVKDVERAQKAIVDIVRRLDEEGVISISGGGEEMLE
- the fliF gene encoding flagellar basal-body MS-ring/collar protein FliF, with protein sequence MDIKKFLEEIKIFYNRMSKKQRLVLFTSFAGLILILMFVFLIGSRVSYGILFSNLNDKDASKIINYLDQQKIPYKIINGNTIEVPKDSVYKLRLDLAAKGLPSGGVVGFEIFDKQNLSMTSFLENVDYTRALEGELTRTIESISNVDSARVNLAIPKPSVFVDKEQPPTASIVLKLNSPISNSQVYAIQKLVAASVPNLAPDNVIIVDSNGNLLSKKENAEDTIASSELKYKQLIEKEYEHKIKNLLLPIVGENQIVATVNVDLDLSKVTQKSIKYDPNSVVRSEQNEEEKNWVQTSAGIPGVISNIGANQPTSTTTTPATPQTAPQTTTTQQGPLASEKTKSTINYEISQTETNVVEPLVKIRRVSAAVIVDGNYKYDKKTKKTIYQPLSAVQMADIRKAVEQAIGFDPKRGDTISVVNMQFESTKPKQGSMMSSLNQFYPLLKYILGTILLILFYFLFLRKFIQNVLSYKKGEFAYGQAQAAKAYAQGSMESKIEGKSIKDLEEEISKELDSESVLDEEALKDKVIEKKLKEEVERNPEEASAVFKAYISSK